Proteins encoded in a region of the Paenibacillus sp. W2I17 genome:
- the mmsA gene encoding multiple monosaccharide ABC transporter ATP-binding protein: MAGIILEMKNITKTFPGVKALENVNLKVREGEIHSICGENGAGKSTLMKVLSGVYPHGTYEGDILFQGKNCEFKDIKQSEDLGIVIIHQELALIPYLSIAENIYLGNERASKGIVNWKETFVGTRELLSKVGLSENPNTLVSSIGVGKQQLVEIAKALSKKVRLLILDEPTAALNEDDSENLLQLMLEFKKQGIACILISHKLNEVSKVSDSVTILRDGKTIETLDMKNEKVTEDRIISGMVGRDLTSRYPERHATIGEVILEVKDWTVYHEHHAERKVLDQIDMNIRRGEIVGIAGLMGAGRTELAMSIFGKSYGRNISGQLIKNGKPIHNNTVTEAIQNGFAYVTEDRKEYGLILMDDIKRNISLTGLSKLTRNAVVNEREEVLVAEKMKKSMNIKAPSILQKTGNLSGGNQQKVVLSKWIFAGPDILILDEPTRGIDVGAKFEIYTIIHRLAAEGKGVLVISSELPEVLGLCDRIYVMNAGRITGEVSREQASQETLMRYMTKSGGGKHGNDNKTVQK; encoded by the coding sequence ATGGCCGGAATCATTCTGGAAATGAAAAACATCACCAAAACCTTTCCTGGCGTCAAAGCGCTGGAAAATGTCAATCTGAAAGTCCGTGAAGGCGAAATTCATTCCATATGCGGTGAAAATGGCGCAGGTAAATCTACGTTGATGAAGGTACTGAGTGGTGTATATCCACATGGCACGTATGAAGGCGACATTTTATTTCAGGGCAAAAATTGTGAGTTCAAGGATATTAAGCAGAGCGAGGATCTGGGAATCGTCATTATTCATCAGGAGTTGGCCCTGATCCCCTACCTTTCAATCGCGGAAAATATATATCTGGGCAATGAGCGTGCCAGCAAAGGAATTGTCAACTGGAAGGAAACTTTTGTGGGTACACGGGAGCTGCTCTCGAAGGTGGGACTGAGCGAAAATCCAAACACGCTGGTATCCAGCATCGGGGTAGGCAAGCAGCAACTGGTCGAAATTGCGAAAGCGCTCTCCAAAAAGGTGCGACTGCTAATTTTGGATGAGCCGACCGCTGCATTGAACGAGGACGACAGTGAAAATCTGCTGCAATTGATGCTGGAATTCAAGAAACAGGGCATCGCCTGTATCCTGATCTCACACAAGCTGAATGAGGTATCCAAGGTATCCGATTCCGTGACCATTTTACGGGACGGTAAGACAATTGAGACGTTGGATATGAAGAACGAAAAAGTGACGGAGGACCGGATTATTAGCGGAATGGTAGGACGTGATCTCACTAGCCGTTATCCGGAGCGTCATGCCACCATTGGTGAAGTTATCCTTGAGGTAAAGGACTGGACGGTATATCACGAACATCATGCCGAGCGGAAAGTACTGGATCAGATCGATATGAATATCAGACGTGGTGAAATTGTAGGGATTGCCGGGCTGATGGGCGCTGGGCGTACTGAGCTTGCCATGAGTATCTTTGGCAAATCCTATGGCCGGAATATTTCGGGACAGCTCATCAAGAATGGTAAACCGATCCACAACAATACTGTCACGGAGGCTATTCAGAACGGGTTTGCTTATGTGACAGAAGACCGCAAGGAATACGGACTCATTCTGATGGATGACATCAAGCGCAATATTTCTTTAACGGGTCTGAGCAAGCTGACGCGAAACGCAGTAGTGAACGAGCGTGAAGAAGTACTGGTGGCGGAAAAGATGAAGAAAAGCATGAACATCAAAGCACCAAGCATTTTGCAGAAGACCGGTAATCTGAGTGGAGGCAACCAGCAAAAAGTGGTGCTCAGCAAATGGATTTTTGCCGGACCAGATATTCTTATACTGGATGAACCTACCCGCGGTATTGATGTGGGAGCGAAATTCGAAATCTATACGATCATTCATCGGCTTGCTGCTGAAGGCAAGGGCGTACTGGTAATCTCATCCGAGCTTCCGGAGGTTCTTGGCCTGTGTGACCGGATCTATGTGATGAATGCCGGGCGAATCACCGGTGAAGTCAGCCGGGAGCAAGCATCCCAGGAAACATTGATGAGATATATGACCAAGTCTGGAGGCGGCAAGCATGGAAATGATAACAAAACTGTTCAAAAATAA
- the mmsB gene encoding multiple monosaccharide ABC transporter permease: MEMITKLFKNNIRQYGMIIALVVIMLLFEVLTGGLLLKPINITNLILQNSYILVLAIGMVLVIITGHIDLSVGSIAAFVGAVAAIMMVDWQLPAWLAVIASLLVGALIGAWQGFWIAYVRIPAFIVTLAGMLLFRGLTMIVLEGQSISPFPGGFQKISSGFLADIQFSGFGLVSIIVGLVLTVWYIVNELRERRSQRKYGFEVVSQGLFLLKLIVVAVVTNLFTFVLASYAGIPNILVLLFVLIVVYSFVMNRTVMGRHVYALGGNEKAAGLSGVKTKKVTFWVFVNMGTLAAVSGLIFAARLNAATPRAGTNFELDAIAACFIGGASASGGIGTVFGAIIGGLVMGVLNNGMSLIGLGIDWQQGIKGLVLLLAVAFDIYNKNKRSA, translated from the coding sequence ATGGAAATGATAACAAAACTGTTCAAAAATAATATCCGTCAATACGGCATGATTATTGCCTTGGTAGTGATTATGCTCTTGTTCGAGGTACTTACAGGCGGGCTGTTACTCAAGCCGATTAATATTACAAATTTGATTTTGCAGAACAGCTACATTTTGGTGCTGGCGATCGGAATGGTGCTGGTCATCATTACCGGGCATATTGACCTGTCTGTTGGTTCCATTGCAGCCTTTGTTGGTGCCGTTGCCGCGATTATGATGGTTGATTGGCAGCTTCCGGCTTGGCTTGCAGTCATCGCTTCTTTGCTGGTTGGCGCTTTGATCGGTGCATGGCAGGGCTTCTGGATCGCCTATGTGCGGATTCCGGCATTTATCGTGACGCTGGCAGGCATGCTGCTATTCCGCGGCTTAACGATGATTGTGCTGGAGGGGCAATCGATCTCTCCTTTTCCGGGTGGTTTCCAGAAAATAAGCTCTGGCTTCCTGGCGGACATTCAATTCTCAGGTTTCGGTCTGGTATCCATCATAGTGGGTCTTGTGCTCACCGTCTGGTACATTGTCAATGAACTGCGGGAACGCCGTTCCCAGCGAAAATATGGATTTGAGGTCGTGTCACAGGGACTGTTCTTGCTCAAGTTGATTGTGGTGGCTGTTGTGACAAATCTGTTTACGTTTGTACTCGCAAGTTATGCAGGTATTCCGAATATCCTGGTCCTGCTGTTTGTCTTGATCGTTGTGTACTCCTTCGTTATGAATCGTACTGTCATGGGACGGCATGTGTATGCGCTTGGAGGTAATGAGAAGGCCGCAGGTCTGTCCGGAGTCAAAACAAAAAAGGTAACCTTCTGGGTTTTCGTGAACATGGGTACACTTGCCGCGGTATCCGGGTTGATCTTCGCCGCACGTCTGAATGCAGCTACGCCAAGAGCGGGTACCAACTTCGAGCTGGATGCCATTGCGGCCTGCTTCATCGGTGGTGCTTCCGCTTCAGGGGGCATAGGTACGGTATTTGGTGCCATCATCGGTGGTTTGGTTATGGGTGTGCTGAATAACGGGATGTCCCTGATTGGTCTCGGTATTGACTGGCAACAGGGGATTAAGGGATTGGTACTGCTGCTCGCTGTAGCGTTTGATATCTATAATAAAAATAAAAGATCAGCGTAA
- the mgtE gene encoding magnesium transporter yields MNGPHTKKDFSVEEITEQLVQHVQSRNLPDFYKLVKELHPYDLSLVYKKFPEEETNRFLLLFKPDALADLAETLKLHEQIQLFERLGPERTLEVMQQMDKSDLIRFMHDLPSKRREELLTNMNLDHSAIIRSVLNYPPETAGRIMTDQYRTLLAHETAKEALRQSQGTMHISASSYLYVTDNEGKLVGVVSYRSLALADDKTQVEELMTQRVIHATVDMDQEEAAQLLQRYEFIALPVVDENHRLCGIIQMDDVIDIIMDEASEDLAKMGGGGKDIDFDTKPLVAVRRRLPWLILLLLIGLISGSIVDFFEDTLNQVVALAFFMPMIAGMTGNTGTQSLAVVVRGLIGRKLDKATVLALIGREIKVGIMIGLVCGLLITVIAYFWQGDWLLGAIIGVSLFLTLVIGTLTGTCIPLLLSRFKVDPAVASGPLITTLNDILSLFIYFGIATRFLDALM; encoded by the coding sequence ATGAACGGACCTCATACCAAAAAAGATTTCTCCGTGGAGGAGATCACCGAACAACTCGTGCAACATGTACAATCCCGGAACCTTCCCGATTTCTATAAATTGGTGAAAGAACTGCATCCCTACGACCTCTCACTTGTATATAAAAAGTTCCCTGAAGAAGAAACTAATCGGTTTTTGCTCCTGTTCAAACCCGATGCTCTGGCGGATCTCGCCGAGACCTTGAAGCTGCACGAACAGATTCAACTGTTTGAACGACTTGGGCCGGAACGAACACTTGAAGTCATGCAGCAGATGGACAAAAGTGATCTGATTCGGTTCATGCACGATTTACCCTCCAAACGCAGAGAAGAATTGCTGACCAATATGAACCTGGATCACTCTGCCATTATCCGATCCGTGCTTAATTACCCGCCGGAGACGGCAGGACGCATCATGACAGATCAATATCGGACCTTGCTCGCTCATGAGACAGCCAAGGAAGCCTTACGACAATCGCAAGGTACCATGCATATCTCAGCCTCCAGTTATCTCTATGTAACCGATAATGAAGGCAAACTGGTCGGTGTCGTGAGTTATCGATCCCTTGCCTTGGCTGACGATAAGACCCAGGTTGAAGAACTGATGACCCAGCGGGTGATCCATGCAACGGTAGATATGGACCAGGAAGAAGCAGCACAGCTTCTACAGCGTTATGAGTTTATTGCACTTCCGGTGGTGGATGAAAATCACAGGTTATGCGGTATCATTCAGATGGATGATGTCATCGATATTATTATGGATGAAGCCAGTGAAGATTTGGCCAAGATGGGGGGCGGCGGTAAAGATATCGACTTTGATACCAAACCACTCGTTGCCGTCAGACGCAGGCTTCCCTGGCTCATTCTATTGCTGCTGATTGGTCTAATCTCGGGAAGTATTGTGGATTTCTTCGAGGATACATTGAATCAAGTTGTAGCACTGGCATTCTTCATGCCGATGATCGCAGGTATGACCGGTAACACAGGAACGCAGTCTCTGGCTGTTGTGGTACGCGGACTGATCGGACGCAAACTCGACAAAGCCACCGTACTCGCACTGATTGGTCGGGAGATCAAGGTAGGCATAATGATTGGCTTGGTATGTGGATTGCTGATTACTGTCATCGCTTATTTCTGGCAAGGGGACTGGCTGCTGGGCGCCATTATTGGGGTATCTCTGTTCCTCACTCTTGTCATTGGTACACTGACCGGTACATGCATCCCGCTTCTACTTAGTCGTTTCAAAGTTGACCCGGCTGTTGCCTCTGGCCCGTTAATCACCACATTGAATGATATCTTGTCCCTGTTTATCTATTTTGGGATCGCCACACGTTTCCTCGATGCCTTGATGTAA
- a CDS encoding DNA alkylation repair protein — translation MEVDIRTQLLSMVEPEYQKFSAALIPNITNVLGVRLPTLRKIAKQLAAGDWRTYLETAEDEYFEEVMLQAMVIGHVQADLDELLKAIETFVPKIDNWSVCDSFCAGLKYTKVHSEPMWAFLQPYLRSDQEYEIRFGVVMLLNFYLNERYIDQVLSALDQIRHEAYYVKMAVAWAISMAYVKQPEVTMCYLNHNTLDDFTYNKALQKITESYRVDQESKQIIRNMKRKVKKQVTS, via the coding sequence GTGGAAGTAGATATCAGAACACAATTGCTCAGCATGGTTGAGCCGGAGTATCAGAAATTCTCGGCTGCACTTATTCCCAACATCACGAATGTACTAGGTGTCAGGTTGCCAACCTTACGAAAAATTGCCAAGCAACTTGCCGCCGGGGACTGGCGCACGTATCTGGAAACGGCAGAGGATGAATATTTTGAAGAAGTGATGTTGCAAGCGATGGTCATTGGACATGTACAGGCTGATCTGGACGAACTGTTAAAGGCTATTGAAACATTTGTACCCAAGATTGACAACTGGTCGGTGTGTGACAGCTTCTGTGCGGGACTGAAATATACGAAGGTTCATTCGGAGCCCATGTGGGCGTTCTTGCAGCCCTATCTGAGATCAGATCAGGAATATGAAATCCGGTTTGGTGTGGTAATGCTGTTGAATTTTTATCTGAATGAGCGATATATCGATCAGGTTCTATCCGCATTGGATCAGATTAGGCACGAGGCGTATTATGTGAAAATGGCAGTTGCTTGGGCCATCTCAATGGCTTATGTGAAACAACCTGAGGTGACTATGTGTTATCTGAACCATAATACCCTGGACGATTTTACGTATAATAAGGCACTTCAGAAAATCACGGAATCTTATCGCGTGGATCAGGAGAGCAAGCAAATCATCCGCAATATGAAACGTAAGGTGAAGAAGCAGGTTACCTCCTAG
- a CDS encoding methylated-DNA--[protein]-cysteine S-methyltransferase, which yields MRKKLMYTTMQLDGRPWVLLATEQGLCRVVMPNETLEDWNGWIQKVAPGVELEENEHALKQTGMMDWLQSYFAGESMAYTDAIPLDLIGTNFQQEVWRELGHVPYGEIRTYGDIAAAIGRPSAVRAVGAANGANPIPVLLPCHRIIGANRKLTGFRGGLEMKRRLLDIEQIEGVTDGGHARFHF from the coding sequence ATGAGAAAAAAGTTGATGTACACCACGATGCAGTTGGACGGTCGTCCATGGGTACTGCTCGCTACGGAACAGGGATTGTGCCGAGTGGTCATGCCAAACGAAACATTGGAAGATTGGAACGGCTGGATACAGAAAGTTGCACCTGGCGTGGAACTGGAAGAGAACGAGCATGCTCTGAAACAAACAGGTATGATGGACTGGCTACAGTCCTATTTTGCAGGAGAATCCATGGCTTATACAGATGCGATCCCACTGGACTTGATCGGAACGAACTTCCAACAGGAGGTATGGAGAGAGCTAGGGCATGTGCCTTACGGTGAAATTCGGACCTATGGTGATATAGCTGCTGCAATTGGAAGACCTTCGGCTGTGCGAGCAGTTGGGGCTGCCAATGGGGCCAATCCAATTCCGGTTCTGCTACCATGCCACCGCATTATCGGGGCTAATCGCAAGCTGACCGGGTTCCGTGGAGGCCTGGAGATGAAGCGCAGACTGCTGGATATCGAACAGATTGAAGGTGTGACCGATGGAGGGCATGCGCGGTTTCATTTTTAA
- a CDS encoding YfzA family protein encodes MSYAPQKRHSNRAKRWIITIGIFIVVQIIFIAIDGTFLEPSINDSDNVLAKTVRGILESKLLTERIAPYSFPFFNLFLIVHVVAILIQALGDSISAIFAKR; translated from the coding sequence ATGTCGTATGCTCCTCAAAAGCGTCATTCTAATCGAGCAAAGCGCTGGATCATTACGATTGGAATATTCATAGTTGTTCAAATAATTTTTATCGCCATTGATGGCACTTTCTTGGAACCCAGTATAAACGATAGTGACAACGTATTGGCCAAAACGGTAAGAGGGATTTTGGAATCAAAATTACTCACCGAACGGATTGCCCCGTATTCTTTTCCATTTTTTAATTTGTTTTTGATAGTTCACGTTGTTGCAATATTGATTCAAGCATTGGGAGATAGTATATCAGCTATATTTGCAAAAAGATAA
- the yfmF gene encoding EF-P 5-aminopentanol modification-associated protein YfmF: MEDIHISSEELNGVHLHLYNTNKFKTVSIMLTMKSPLQESLITARALIPHILNGGSIHYPNRKLIQQKLDKLYGATLLLDVQKKGEDHSIVFRMEIPADKFLDDSASLLKSSLELLHEIVYNPLIENGGFHSIIVEQEKRSLKQRIDSIHNEKMLYANVRLLEEMYKGEPYQIPAFGRKEDINSLDAISIYQAYENMLQTDRFDLFIVGAFNEDQVKLMVQNIFCEQHNNEFMKGFSSAGVTVNDIKVIEDKMDVKQGILLLGYRISSTIQDEDYEAARVANAIFGRFPSSKIFRNIREKESLAYFSHSQMESNKGLLIAMAGIDFIHYERVVEMIREQERAMKQGEFTDAEVEQGKGMLINLLLEAHDSPVGIMDIFIQSVDSGLSIDIHDQIQRISKISKADVICAAKKWELDTIYFLNREE; this comes from the coding sequence TTGGAAGATATACATATAAGTTCCGAGGAGTTAAACGGCGTACATCTTCACCTGTACAACACGAATAAATTTAAGACAGTAAGCATTATGTTAACGATGAAGTCGCCTCTCCAAGAGAGTTTGATCACTGCAAGAGCACTCATTCCCCATATCCTGAACGGAGGGTCAATACATTACCCGAATCGTAAGTTGATACAACAAAAACTTGATAAATTGTACGGAGCAACTCTCCTTCTAGATGTACAAAAAAAAGGTGAAGATCATAGCATTGTTTTTAGGATGGAGATACCTGCGGACAAATTTCTTGATGATTCTGCTTCATTACTGAAGTCGTCTCTTGAGTTATTGCATGAGATCGTTTACAATCCCTTAATTGAAAATGGAGGGTTTCATTCTATAATTGTTGAACAAGAGAAACGTTCCTTAAAACAACGGATTGATTCAATACATAATGAAAAAATGCTATACGCGAATGTTCGCTTGCTAGAAGAGATGTATAAAGGTGAGCCTTACCAAATTCCAGCATTCGGAAGAAAAGAAGATATTAATTCACTGGATGCAATATCAATTTATCAAGCCTACGAAAATATGCTTCAAACGGATCGTTTTGACTTATTTATTGTGGGTGCGTTTAACGAAGATCAGGTCAAATTAATGGTGCAGAACATCTTTTGTGAACAACATAACAATGAATTTATGAAAGGGTTTTCTTCTGCAGGTGTAACTGTAAATGATATTAAAGTTATTGAAGATAAAATGGACGTAAAGCAAGGTATCCTTCTGTTAGGGTACAGAATTTCTTCGACAATACAAGATGAGGATTACGAGGCTGCAAGAGTGGCGAATGCTATTTTTGGCAGGTTCCCATCTTCCAAGATATTTCGTAATATACGTGAAAAGGAAAGTCTTGCTTACTTCTCTCATTCCCAAATGGAAAGCAATAAAGGATTATTGATCGCTATGGCAGGGATTGATTTCATTCATTATGAACGTGTAGTTGAAATGATTAGAGAACAAGAGCGTGCCATGAAACAAGGAGAATTTACAGATGCGGAAGTTGAACAAGGTAAAGGAATGTTGATTAATCTATTACTGGAAGCGCATGATTCTCCTGTAGGAATTATGGACATATTCATTCAATCTGTGGATAGTGGATTATCTATTGATATACATGATCAAATTCAAAGAATTAGTAAAATATCAAAAGCTGATGTTATTTGCGCCGCTAAAAAGTGGGAACTGGATACGATCTACTTCTTGAATAGAGAGGAGTGA
- the yfmH gene encoding EF-P 5-aminopentanol modification-associated protein YfmH, with translation MNELHTIIYEGLEETIYYEKLANGLEVYIHPKKDFHKTVATFTTKYGSVDNKFSPEGKDYFVQFPDGIAHFLEHKMFECEKWDAFHKFAEQGAFVNAFTGFTRTAYTLSATSRIKENLTTLLDFVQEPYFTDETVEKEKGIIEQEIKMYDDNPDWRARFGVLDNLYKSHPVKIDLAGTIPSIQQITKEDLYTCYNTFYHPSNMLLFVIGPVVPEEILRLVRSNQEQKEFPETKKIRRFFPEEGAAVNKSSSVIKLPVPIPKVFIGYKESFPIKQGQEILKYELSLNVLLELMFGSGSETYEKMYENGYVDKSFNFEYTHEKNFGFSIIGGNSHSPEDVIKIISETIEKFKKDSINQDDAERVINKEIGAFLSAINSPQFIANQFTRYRFNDLDLFDVLSTLESLTASDLEDVLHVHFSDDSRTTLIVKDK, from the coding sequence GTGAATGAATTGCACACCATTATTTACGAGGGATTAGAAGAAACCATATATTATGAAAAGCTCGCCAATGGCCTTGAAGTGTACATACATCCCAAGAAAGACTTCCATAAAACAGTTGCTACATTCACAACTAAGTACGGTTCGGTAGATAACAAATTTTCACCTGAAGGAAAAGATTATTTTGTTCAATTCCCGGATGGAATAGCCCATTTTTTAGAACATAAGATGTTTGAATGTGAAAAATGGGATGCATTTCATAAATTTGCAGAGCAAGGAGCCTTTGTTAATGCATTCACCGGTTTCACTCGTACGGCATATACATTATCGGCTACATCTCGCATAAAAGAGAATCTCACAACTCTTCTTGATTTTGTTCAGGAACCCTATTTTACAGATGAAACGGTAGAAAAGGAAAAAGGTATCATTGAACAGGAAATAAAAATGTATGACGATAATCCAGATTGGCGTGCACGATTTGGTGTTCTGGATAATCTGTATAAGAGTCATCCAGTTAAAATCGATCTTGCAGGAACAATTCCTTCTATTCAACAAATTACAAAAGAGGATTTGTACACTTGCTATAATACATTTTATCACCCGAGCAACATGTTGCTTTTCGTTATTGGACCTGTAGTTCCTGAAGAAATTTTAAGGCTTGTTCGAAGCAACCAGGAGCAAAAAGAATTTCCGGAAACTAAAAAGATTCGCCGTTTTTTTCCTGAAGAAGGTGCTGCAGTGAACAAAAGCTCAAGTGTTATAAAATTGCCAGTTCCGATTCCTAAAGTTTTTATTGGATACAAAGAATCATTTCCGATAAAACAAGGACAAGAGATACTTAAATATGAGTTGTCATTAAATGTTTTGCTTGAGTTGATGTTCGGAAGCGGTTCAGAAACTTATGAGAAAATGTATGAGAATGGTTATGTGGACAAATCATTTAATTTCGAATATACACATGAAAAGAATTTTGGGTTTTCGATCATAGGTGGAAACAGTCATTCGCCTGAAGACGTAATTAAAATTATAAGTGAAACCATCGAGAAATTTAAAAAGGACTCCATCAATCAAGACGATGCAGAACGTGTTATTAACAAAGAGATTGGTGCATTTTTAAGTGCCATTAACTCGCCTCAATTTATCGCTAATCAATTTACACGTTATCGTTTTAATGACTTGGACTTATTTGACGTATTGTCAACACTTGAGAGCTTAACAGCATCTGATCTTGAAGATGTACTGCATGTACACTTTTCGGATGATTCAAGAACAACATTAATTGTAAAGGACAAATAG
- a CDS encoding ABC-2 transporter permease: MNGLLLTSYYLVYRSSFLYTGLAILLSVIILTFADASMHRLVALLNILLMVMSALDVIKFEGKSGYDKYVLTLPVSRSTIVQSHYLFYFLVVIYGVILSYSIFYIYDLVSGKPINEMSNSIFFGIFAVLLTGAINFPLYYIFGPEKSDSITLGSVGGAILITIVSQSLVGYVASFFNPNNPDLLAPFIYLIFGVIVYIVSLWSAILIYRRKEF, from the coding sequence ATGAACGGTTTATTATTGACAAGTTATTATTTAGTTTATCGGAGTTCCTTTTTATATACGGGACTGGCCATACTGTTATCGGTCATCATTTTAACATTTGCAGATGCCTCTATGCACCGGTTAGTTGCACTGTTAAATATCTTGCTTATGGTGATGTCTGCCCTTGACGTAATCAAATTCGAGGGTAAGTCGGGTTATGATAAATATGTTCTTACTCTACCTGTCAGTAGAAGTACTATTGTACAAAGTCACTACCTCTTCTATTTTTTGGTGGTAATTTACGGAGTTATACTATCGTATAGCATCTTTTATATATATGATCTGGTGTCAGGCAAGCCGATCAATGAGATGTCCAATTCTATCTTTTTTGGGATTTTCGCAGTTCTTCTCACTGGTGCAATAAATTTTCCACTGTACTACATCTTTGGTCCAGAAAAATCGGATTCCATTACATTGGGGAGTGTAGGTGGGGCGATATTGATTACGATTGTTTCACAAAGCTTGGTTGGTTATGTGGCATCATTCTTTAACCCGAACAATCCAGATCTACTTGCCCCGTTTATTTACTTAATATTTGGTGTTATTGTCTATATTGTATCTTTATGGTCTGCTATTCTAATATACCGAAGGAAAGAATTTTAA
- a CDS encoding protein kinase encodes MEGNMLYNLYLKPNSEYYGKLENDAKKQNRYELGDIPDTYAVISDRESVWKHYHVKGSRLPDQGWKIHVTALFEESQNLLDRVSKLCIDERIEFKHLKDRQSFIKTNSKNANRASSGKFITIYPVNNNVFVKLLDMLCLATQGFKKGAYILSDKRWKNSNVFYRYGGFRSIYNEYGEHCIKDGQGNLVKDERTPFYQVPDFVKDFDDYLNSLNYSDDLETKGDGNLERYEIESALSYSNAGGVYRATRKKDNLNVIIKEARPNAGLDGSAHDSLSRQIKEYDALAKLKDVTGVVSLIEYFQEWEHYFLVEEFIEGGDLRQWLAQHFPFFRDDERMRNHAANVKKVLLQLFTLIDQMHKKGIAMGDFQPANIMVADDLTVRLIDFETAMHVTSKDKPTMMTIGFASQEMKISGARDWFGLKKLTKYLALPVLSSEVLDEYLQYNHFRWIKEIYEDSFYQFIVDLQEKCDRKNKKLPRVFS; translated from the coding sequence ATGGAAGGAAATATGCTATACAATCTATATTTAAAACCAAACTCGGAATATTACGGTAAATTGGAGAATGATGCAAAAAAGCAGAATAGGTATGAACTTGGTGACATTCCTGATACATATGCGGTTATCTCAGATCGTGAATCGGTTTGGAAGCACTATCATGTTAAAGGTTCACGACTTCCTGATCAGGGATGGAAAATTCATGTTACAGCGTTATTCGAAGAATCACAGAACCTGTTAGATCGGGTTTCTAAATTATGTATAGATGAGCGGATTGAGTTCAAGCACCTCAAGGATAGACAAAGTTTTATCAAAACGAATTCGAAGAATGCCAATCGTGCTTCTTCGGGGAAGTTTATAACAATATACCCTGTGAATAACAATGTCTTTGTAAAATTGTTAGACATGTTATGTCTGGCAACCCAAGGGTTTAAGAAAGGCGCGTATATACTTAGTGATAAGAGATGGAAAAATAGTAATGTATTTTACAGATATGGTGGATTCAGGAGTATATATAATGAATATGGAGAACATTGTATTAAGGATGGACAAGGTAATCTAGTTAAAGATGAGAGAACGCCTTTTTATCAGGTTCCTGATTTTGTGAAAGATTTTGATGATTATCTGAATTCACTAAATTATTCTGATGATCTGGAAACTAAAGGGGATGGCAATTTAGAGCGATATGAGATTGAAAGTGCACTTAGCTATAGTAATGCGGGTGGGGTATACCGTGCGACTCGAAAGAAAGATAACCTGAATGTGATTATCAAGGAAGCCAGGCCAAATGCTGGTTTGGACGGTTCAGCTCATGACTCCTTATCGAGACAGATAAAGGAATATGATGCTTTAGCGAAGCTTAAAGATGTAACGGGCGTTGTAAGTTTAATAGAGTATTTTCAAGAATGGGAGCACTACTTTTTGGTGGAGGAATTCATTGAAGGGGGAGACTTAAGGCAGTGGCTCGCTCAACACTTTCCATTCTTTAGAGACGATGAGCGTATGCGTAATCATGCCGCAAATGTTAAAAAGGTATTGTTGCAACTTTTTACACTGATAGATCAGATGCATAAGAAAGGAATAGCCATGGGTGATTTTCAGCCAGCGAATATAATGGTGGCTGATGACTTAACCGTGAGGCTAATTGATTTTGAAACAGCTATGCATGTAACCTCCAAAGACAAACCCACTATGATGACCATCGGATTCGCATCCCAGGAAATGAAGATCAGTGGAGCGAGAGATTGGTTTGGATTAAAGAAATTAACAAAGTATCTGGCTCTTCCAGTGTTATCTTCGGAAGTTTTAGATGAGTACCTACAATACAATCATTTCAGATGGATAAAAGAGATTTATGAAGACTCATTTTACCAATTTATTGTAGATTTACAGGAGAAATGTGACCGAAAAAATAAGAAATTACCAAGAGTATTTTCCTAA